AGTAAAAAATGCGCTCCGTCCCGTTGAATCGCGAGGCTGTAACGCTGTTGTCGACGAAGTTCTCGATATTCTCGAGAGGGTAGTCCTGATGGATAATGGTTAGCACCGATCCGATCTTCTTCGGGGTTGCCTTGAGCAGCGAGTTGGTCGTCGGCGTATCGTAGGTGAAGTACAGGCGAACATCGTCCAGCGAACTCGCGATGACCGCGGTTCCCTTCACATAGCCGGGGCTGGTGCTACCCGTGAAGCTTACCCAAGTCATTTCCCACTCTCCACCTGCCGGATGGCGCGCATAGCGAAGGCGTTCATTGGTGGTCCCTGCGTCGCTGACATAAGCGACGTGCAGGTTTCCAGAAGGATCACGAAAGGCACTGATGTTAGAGATCGTGCTAATTGCCTCGTTGACCGGATCGATCCGTTCGCTGGCGGCAAAACCGTTAAGATAATTGGTGCAATACAGCTTCTGTTGGCCGCCCGAATTCTGATGGCCCGCGAACATGTCCCCGCCGTCCGATCCATTTGGCAGAAAAACCCCCTCTTTGTTCGGGTTTGCCATATCGAGAAGGTCGTTCCGCGTCCAAGATGGCGGTGTCAGGGTGACGGGGGCAGTCGTCTCCAGCAGCATGTGGCTCACCACGTCCTGGTTGGAGAGTTCTTTTGCTAAGATCCGGGCGTTGTTCTGCTGGTCCGGCCAGAAATGCCATGCAGTGTTCCCGGTCGGGCTGGCGGAATCTTCAACAACCACGCTCGTCCAGTTGTCGGGATTGAGGTCCGCTTTCGCTGGAGGAAGCATGAGCAAACCCGTTGCCGCGGCCAGGATCGTCCGAATCATGCGACCGCCCATGACATGCCTTTCGCCCTGATGCAAGGGCCGCGGCGTGAGGCGGGCTATACCGCACCGATGCGAATGCGGAGCCTTGTTTCGCGCTTCCTTACTAACCCGCCATGGAGAGTCATGAGTTGTTAGGATCCGCTGCCGTTGGCGGGAGAAGGGTGCAGCGCGGTGACTAAGTAATTGTCCGTAAATGGACGGAGGGGATTGCTCGTAGGCCATCGAAAGGAATCCGCAGTGAATCCCCGGAGGGTTTCAGGTTTCTCCCGCAAGAACGATTCCGAAGTGTTTTATACGCACTGGTGCTATTCCCTCGCGATTCCTACACCGGCCCTTCATCTAACTTTCACAATTGATCTCTTGATGAAAGAAGCGTTCGACAAATGATGTCTATAGTCACCCCGGACGACCGAGCGGATATCCCCGGAACGAACGGACTAAAATTTTGTCCGCGCAGCCGCACGGGCAACGAAATGGCGGAGGCGGGGAGGCCTCCGCCATTTCAACTTTTAAAAGCGGCGATACTTAAGGGAACCGGTGATCAGCGATCGACGCGTGCCGATCCGCCGCCGACGAGCTTCTTCACTTCATCCACCGTGGCCATGGTGGTATCCCCCGGAGTGGTCATTGCCAGCGCACCATGGGCAGCCCCGTATTCGACGGCCATCTTGGCATCGTTGAATTCCATGAAACCGTAGGCCAGACCGCTGGCAAAGGAATCTCCGCCGCCCACGCGGTCGTAAATCTCCAGCTTCGCGCGGTGGGTGGCTTCGTGGAATTCGCCGGCATGCCAGCAAATCGCTCCCCAGTCGTTGATCGTGGCGCTGTGGACGTCGCGCAGGGTAGTGGCGACCACTTGGAAGTTCGGGAAATCCTGCACCGCGCGCTCAATCATGGCCTTGAAGCTGTCCACCTCGAGTCCGGTGATGTGTTCGCTCACTCCCGCCACTTCAAAGCCGAGGGAAGCGGTGAAATCCTCCTCGTTTCCGATCATCACATCGACGTACTTTGCGATTTCGCGGTTCACTTCTTGGGCTTTTGCCTGGCCGCCGATCGATTTCCAAAGGCTCGGGCGGTAGTTGAGGTCGTAGGAAACGATCGTGCCGTATTCCTTCGCCTTTTTGCAGGCCTCGATGGTGAGTTCGGCAGTCGTTTCGGAGAGGGCCGCGAAAATGCCGCCGGTGTGGAACCAGCGTGCACCATGCTTGCCGAAGACATCATCCCAATCGACATCGCCGGGCTTCATCTGGCTGGCAGCGGTCAGGCCGCGGTCTGGCGTGCCCTTGGCACCTCTGATACCGAAGCCACGCTCGGTGAAGTTCAGGCCATTGCGGATCTGGCGACCGATGCCGTCGAACGGCTTCCACTGGACGAAGCGGGTGTCGACCCCTCCCTGCAGGATAAAGTCCTCAATCAACCGTCCGACGTCGTTCTCGGCGAAGGCGGTGACGACGGCGGCGCGCTTGCCGAAGCAGCGGCGCATGCCGCGGGCCACGTTGTACTCGCCTCCGCCTTCCCATGCCTGGAACTGGCGGGTCGTGCGCACCCGTCCGTCGCCGGGATCGAGGCGCAGCATGATTTCACCGAGCGAGATGATGTCGAATTGGCAGGAAGCAGCAGTGCGTAGTGTCAGTGACATGAGGTAAGAGGATCGATGTTCGGAAAGGGTGGGAAGGGGAGGGCTGGATTTCCTTGGAAACGAATGGCTTACTCGTCGGAGGGAATGACCCCGTTCGCGCAGGCGATCGGGCCGCTTCCGGAAAGGAAATTCAACAGGTTGTCGAGAGACTTCTTGGCCTGCCGAGGAACGCTCTCAAAGGTCCGGGAGCCGATATGAGCGGTTACCAGCACCTTCGGGTGGGCGAGTAGCGGATCATCTTCCGCAGGAGGTTCCTGTTCCATGACGTCCGTGCCGTAGCCAGCAAGTCGGCCGGAATCGAGCGCCTCAAGGATGGCGGCGGGGTCGGCGAGCTCGCCACGGCCGGTATTCACCACGTACGCGCCTTCCGGCAGCAGTGCCAGGCGTTCGCGGTTGATGAGATGATATGTGTCCTTGGTCAGCTTCGTGTGCGGGCTAACAATATCCACTGACGAGAAGAGCGAATCGATGGATTCGTGACGAATGATGCCATATTGAGCGGCCACGTCGTCCGGCCAGAAATTGCCGAAAGCATGGATTTCCATGTCGAAGCCACGGGCGCGGCGCGCCATCTCCTGCCCGATCCGGCCCATGCCAATCAGGCCGATCCGCTTGCGCCAGAGTTCATGTCCGGTGATCCGCAGCCATTTGCCCTGACGGGTGGCATTGGCGGTCTCCACCAGATTTTTCTGCATGGCGAGCAGTAAGCAGAAAGTGTGTTCAGCGACGGTGGTATGGTTGACGCCGGGAGTGAAAAGCACCGGGATTCCGAGCTCCTTGGTCGCGGAAATGTCGATCTTGTCCAAGCCAATGCCATATTTCGAAATGACCCGGAGTCGTGGCCGGCTTTTCTCAAGTACGGCCCGGGTGATCGTGTCATCGCCGCACAGGAATGCATCGAAGTCCCCGGCCAACTCCAACATCCGGGCCTCGGTCAGCGGCCCGCGTTCGCGCACAATTTCGAATCCTTGGGACTCCAATTGGAGATGGTGAGGACCGGGGGTGTCTTGAAAGCTACAGGTGGTTAGAAGGACGCGGGTCGGCATGGTTGGCGAGACGGTTTTGGGATGGATGAATCTGTCATACAAGTCGGAATTGTTCCATCACCCGAAAAGGGGTGTAGAGCACGGCAGGTGCAGGGTCAATGGAGCTGCAAAAGGCTTCGGTGAAAAATCGGTGAAGCGCTAATCGGAACTGGAAAACACTTATGCCACATGAAAGGATGAGCCTCGTAAGCCGTCTGGACTCCTGCAGAACTTAAACCAATGAAGGCGTTAACTCCTCTCCGCCTGCTAGCTCTTCCTGCCGTGGTCCTCGCGGTGGCACCAAGCTGCAAAAATAATTCAGAAGCCCGCAAGGACCCCGAGTGGTGGCGTCTGGAAGGTGAGCGCGTGGAGTTGGCCCACAATGTCGATCTGCTGAAACTCAAGTTGGCGAACAGTGCGGTCAATGGCACCGAATTCGCCGCCCGAGCCGAAGAGGTGAAACAAAATGCAGCCCGGATCGCCGAGCTGAAGCTTATCGCAGGAGATATCCGGGACGAGGTGGCCCAGCTCGCTTCCGCCGTTGACGAGCAGCACGAAAACTGGGTTCGCAGCACTCGTGCCGCGGCCGTGGGCAGGGAGTATGTCACTTTCACCGGCAGGGGCGGTCGCAGTTATGACCATGTCGTGATCAAGAAGGTCACCGATGTGGGCGTTGAAATCCGCCACGCCAACGGCAGCGCACGTCTTTCCGCCGCCGATCTGACCCCCGAGCAAAATGCCGAGTTCGGTCTCGACCCGCAGCTCGCTCATGTGGCCTTGGCGCAGGAAAAGCAGGACGCCGCAGTTTACGAGGATTGGCTCGGAAGCCAGATCGCTTTGGCAAATGAGGCCAAGGTCGCGGCCGATGAGGCCGCCGCTGCCCGCAGGACGGAGGAGGTCCTGGTTGCCGCTCGCGCCCGCTCGGAGGCCATTAAGGCCAGCGCCGCCGCATACGAGGAGCGGGGAGGACGTCTCCGTGAACAACCCCGCAGCGTCGGTGGCACTTACTGGGGCGGCTACTATGGCCGCCGCTACTACAGCCCCTCCTACTATTATTATGGCGGTAGCAGGTGCTACAGCCGCGGCGTCGTGGGAGGCTTCGCCACGATCTATCGCGCGCGTTATGGGTCGGATACGGATTGCGGCTACAATCATCCGAGCCGGGTTTCGGCGGCCAGATCGGCCCCGGTTTCCCGAGGCACCGTGAGTGCCATCCAGACCATTTCGAAGGGCTCCACCGGTGTGCCTTGAGTTTTCTCCCCGCCTGCCCTTCTCTCCCGTTACTTCTCTTCCAGTCACCCATGAATCCGATGCCCTCCCGCATGCTGCGACTCGCAGCTGCTTCTCTACTGTGCCTTTCTTTCAGCTCCTGCGGCGATGACCCTCAACTGGTCCAAAAGCGCGAGGAGCAAAAGGCCGAGATCCGCCGCCTTGATGGCGAACTGAAGGTCCTTCAGGAAAAAATTTCCCAGATCCCGGCCGACAAGACCTCCGAGCTCTCCAAGCTCAAGCAGGACTCCGACTTGCAGAAGCAGGAGATTGAAAACCTGGAGGAGGAAATCGCATCCCTGCAGTCCAAGAAGGCGGAAATCGAAAAGGCCCACGAAGCCTACAAGCGGAAGTACGTCATTCGTTGATCCAGCGCTCTATTCCCGGAAGTTACCATGGGTTTTTCTGACCTCCTCACCAGTAGCCGCGGGCCTGGCGTCATCGGCACTCTGCTCGCCCTCCTCGTTCTCGTGGGCTTTGGCACCTTGTACATGTTTGTCTTCGACGAAGGCTTGCAGGGCGGAGGAAAGAGGATCGAGTCGGTGATCCGCGAAGACGCCCTCACGATTGAGAGCCACAAGCGCCAGATCGAAAGCCTGAAGAAGATGATCGATGAGGGCAATCGCTTGAAGGAGCAGGCCCTTGAGATGGAGCAGGTAAAGGTCCGCCTTGAAAGCGGCGCCAAGGCCAAGGCCGAGAAGGAAGCCTCCCGGGACGAAGCCATCGCGATCAAGGAAGCCGCCGACAAGGCGTGGGAAGACTATAAGGATGCCTATCGCGCTTCGGAGTGGGCTGCCGCCCAAGGCGAGGAGCTTGGTGATATCCGCTCGCTCTCCGGGCGGAACTACAAGAACGTGGTGATTCGGAAGGTGGAGCACACCGGCATTCAGATCACGGACGAGACAGGCCCGAAGAGCATCGACAGCGACGAGCTCCCGCTGGAGCTTCAGGATCGCTTCCAATTCAGCCAGGAGAAGAAGGCGGAGGTCGTTACCAAGCGCGATACCGAGTTCCAGAATCTCTCTGACAATGTGGACATCGCCAACCTTGCCAAGAAGGGTCAGGACAAGCTGGAGCGTGTCCGAATCCTGAATCAAGGGATCGAGGATGCGAACAGCGGCATCCAGACTTGCAAGGCGGCCGAGCCGATCCACCTCCGCAAGGTGGACTTCATCCGTGCGGAACTTGCGGAAGAACAGGAAAAGGCTTCCCGCCGTTCCAGCAGCCGGGCACAGGGCATCAACAAGACTCCTCAGATTCGCGAGCGTCTCCGCGTGGCCGAAAACAAGGTCGCGGCAAATCGGAAGCAAATCTCCGAACACGAGAGAACCATCCGCGATAGCAAGCGCGAGATCACCCAGCTCGAGCGCGAGGTGGACTACATCAAAGCCGAAATCTCCAAGTTGAAGAAGGAGATGGAGGCGAAGCAGAGTGCGCAGCAGGACAAGCCCTAAGGCGGCGAGCAGCAGCGGATTGACTGTTTATTATTCTTCCCCGATTTCTGCGGACAAAAGGCAGGAACGGCACACTTATCAAAGATAGCGACGGGCTGCGGGCCAAGGCCTTTGCGTTCGGAACTTCAGACGGCACGGGCCTCGGAACCTCCCTTTCCCGGCGGCTTTCAGATTCGTTGCTCACCCTTCTCCTCACCACGTTTCGAGCCCATGTTTAATAACGACGAACAGTCGGGAATGGTAGGCATGCTTGTCGGCATGATCGTCCTCGTGTTCGCGGGCGTCTTCTTCTCCTTGCTGGCAGACAAGCGCTTCAGCTTTTCCAAGAACCAGAGTTCGATCTCCCAAACGATCGAGGAAGAAAAGCTGGAGCTCGAAAACGTGAAACGCGAGCTGGAGGGCGCGCGCGCTGATTGGAAGCGTGAATATGAACCGCGCACGGGACAAGAGGAGCTTATTGCGACCATTACCCGCGATTCGCAGGCCAGCCGTCGCCGCTTGGAAACCTTGGGCGAAGAGCGCGATGCCGCCGCGGAGGAGGCGAAACGGGTCGCCGATGCCTTCGCCGAATACCAAGGCCGCTATCGCCAGCAGGTCCGCGCGGAAGCAGCCGGCGAGAAGGTTGGCGAACTTACCACGCGCGGCGGTCGCACCTACCGCGACGTGACGATCTGGCGTGTGTCGGCCGCAGGTGCGGAAATCCGTCATTCCGAGGGCTCCACCCGTTTGTCGCCAAATGAATTGCCGGTGACTTGGAATGACCGCTTCCAGTGGGACAAGGCCGAACTGGCCCAACATCTGGATGAGGAACGCGAGGCCGAGGAACAGCACAAGCAGTTCGTCGATAGTAAGAACAATCCTCCCGAGCCCCCTCAAAAGACTTCCGGCAAGAAGCCGAAGCCCGCCAAACCGGACGAGGATCCGGAGTATCTAGCCCGTGTAGAAGTTCTTCGGCAGGCGGTGATCGATACCCGGCTGAAGCTGAATCAGGCCAGGACGGAAGCCAACCGCGCGCGCTATGAAGCTGCCTCGGGAAAGGGTCGGTCGGTTCCCGGGAGCTTGGAGACCTGGGCGGAGCGGGCGCGGCGCATGGAGGCCTCCAGTGCGAAGTTCCATGCCCAGTACATGGCCGCACGCGGCAAGCTCGCCTCGGTGGCGCCGAATGACTATCAGCTTCAGGTCCAAGACCAGTAAGGAGCGGCGCCGTTTCGGCTAAGAGACCCCGCTAAAAGCAAATGGAGCACCGGAGTGCTCCATTCTCATTTTGATTTCTCCGGTCTTTGCCGCTGCGGTCTTCAGGCCAAGGCCAGACGGGCATCGGAGGCCAGCTTGGCAGTAAGTGCCTCCCAGCCGCCCGGGGTCTGGAGGTTGAAGACGTAGAGGTAAAGCGCCACAAGCTTCGGATCATAGGCGGCTACCAGCGCATCCACGGCTTCGTCCAGCTTGGCGGCGTCGATCGTCTCGGGCAGGTCACCGGTGACGGATCCCTTCCCATCGTGTTCGATGCCCATCACATCGCAGAACTTCGCCAGCATCTCCTGGTTTCCGGCCATGAACCATGCCTGGAGCAGGTGCTCGCCGATAGTGTCGGCGGCCTTGCCCTTCAGGGTCTTGAGCACCCAGGCATACTGCTCGGCTAGCGGCTTCTTCTGGACGAAGACGAGGCGCAGCTTCTTGGTCTGCGCGAGGGTGGCCACGGCCGACTTGTACACGTTGCGGTCGTTGTCCCGGAACCAGTCCAGCATTTGCGTGACGAGGGCGGGATCGACGGCGTTGTAGAGTTCGTGTGCTTTCACGGTTCGGAAAATTGGCGAACGCGACTCCAAGCGATGCCGCGGGAAATGCCAAACGCCAATTTGCGTCCACTGGATAAATCCCCGCCATACGCACGGTAGGAATTGGAAATCCGGGTCTTGTCTCCACTTGTCCGGCCCTCGTTCCGCCTTATCCTGCATCCGATGTCAGCCCATCCGGAACTTTGGAAAACCGTCCGCTGGCTTGCCTTGCTGGCCGCAGTGCTCCTGTTGGCTTGGCTCGGCGTCCGCGTCGTGGAGCGCGGCATCGGCACCACTACCTCCGGTTTGGGAAAAGTTCTCGGAGCCATCACTCATTCCGACACCCGGATTGTCGAAGGCCGGGCCGAAATTACCGACACCGCGGAGATCGCCGAGCTTTCCCTGCTGGAGATGAAGATGACCGCCACGCGGAGTTTCGAGAACGAGACCTATGTGTTGCGTTACCTCCCCGCGGGCACGAAGAAGCTTATTGTTTCCGGACAGTACCGGGTGACCGCCGGCTACAAATTGAAACCCGGGATTTCTCTTCGGATGGAGAATGGGGTGCCGGTTGCCCGGTTTCCTGACCCCGAAATTCTTTCCGTAGAGCTCATCGACTACAAGCCGCTCAGTGAGAAAGACGGTTGGGCGAATGGGGTGACCGCGGAAGATCGCGCGCAATTGTTGCGCGAGCTTCGCCAGCAGATGCGCCAGGAAGCTCAACGCAGTGGCATCCTCGATATGGTCGAAGCATCGCTGCGAACCCGCTTGCGAGACCTGCTCGGTAGCGGCGATGTGAAGGTTGAGCGCGAGGCAAAGTGACCCGCCCCTTCACGAATCTCTCTCACCCTTCCCATATGACAGAAAGCGGCCTCGGGCTGATCCAAGGCATAAAGTCGGTGCCTGAGGCTTGCGGCATTCTTTCCCGCAGGCCGAAGATCCTGTTCTGGCTGCTGCCGCCACTGCTTATCACTCTGCTGCTGGATCTGCTGGCCTTCTTCTTTGCCTTCGAATGGATGCGCGATGGGATCCACGGTTTCGTAGCAAGCCATGGCAATGCCACATGGTTGTCTTCGGCCATGAGCATGTTCGCCGCGATTGCCGTGGTGCTTCTGCTCGGCTGGTCGTTCACGTGGGTTTTTCTCACCTTGGCGAGTCCCTTCCAGGATTTCATCTCGGCCGCGGTTGAGCGGGAACGGATGGGCGGAGCGACGCAAGAGCCGTCGGGATGGATGGGCTTTGCCAAGGGCACCGCGCGCAGCGCCATCCAATCCCTCGTGCTGTTGATGATCTCGATCCCGATGCTGCTGGTCGGCTTCCTTCCTGTCGTGGGTCCTCTCCTCGTCTTTGTCTGGAGTGCCTTTGCCTTGGGCTTCTCCTTCGCGTCGATCCCTGCGGGGCGGGTGGCGGGACGCTTGCGGGATAGGCTCAAGTTCGCGCGCCGGAATTGCGGCGCGGTCTTCGGGCTGGGAGCCCTGATTGCCTTGGTCGCGATGATTCCGATGGCGAGCTTGCTTTTCATGCCCGTCTTCGTGGTGGCGGGCACGCTTGTTCACCTGAAGGCAGGGGAGAATGGAGCAATCCGGAGGATCCAGCCTCCGGTGGAAGGATAGGAGAAGCCCGGAACCCTGCGAGGGATTCCGGGCTCTGCCATGTTCGTGAAGCCGCCTGACGGGTGTGGCGCGCTTCCTCTTTTCTCGGGGAATCTTGGAACTCCGGTCAGGCGGGAGAGGAGCCATGTACCGTCATGAAATTTCCTCTCCCGGGCGACACCTGCCGGAGTTCCAAAAAAAGCGTTAGTGAGTTGCCTCAGGCTTCTCCTCGTAGGAGAGCAGGTAAGCCCGGCGCTGGTCGGCGAAGCTGCGGATCGGCATGCCCTCATGGCCGAAGCCACGGGGTGTGGCTTCTTCCTTTTCTTCCACAGGCTTGTCCGTGGTGAGCTTCTCGAAGTCTTCGCTATTGGAGAGCTTGCGCGTGTCCGCGGCGATTTCCTTGGAAGCGAGTTCCCGATATTGCGCGACCACCGGGCCGAGCTTTGCCCAGTCCAAGCCGTCTTCCGCGAGGGCCTTCACCTTGGCGAGATAGCGCTCGCGCAGGGCGGGTACGGCCAGCAGTTTTGAACGCAGCGGCTTCTTCGCATCATCCATTCCCGTCAACGGATCGAGTTTCAGGCCATCGCCCTTGGGCATGTTGGGCATCGCTGTAGGAGGGCGGGCATCGCGTTCGGGCGATCCCGCCGTCGCTTGATCTTCACCCCGGCGCTCTTGAGGTCCGTCGGGGCCTCTGCCACCGGGTCTGCCAAAGCCGCGGCCACCGAAGCCCGGTCCGCCCGCTGCACGGAAGGCTTCATTCATGTCGCCGGGGATCAGGTGGAACTTACCTTCCTTGTCGCGGTAGAGGCTGTAGTCGCTCGCGCGGATCCAATAGCCATCACCATTGATCAGTCCGCAATCGAGCGCGAGGAACCAGAGCGTGCTATCGATATCGAGCAGCGGTGCCACTGCGGCTTCAAGTTGATCGGCAGGGGTCTCGCTCAAGGTCTTGCACAGCTTGATCAGCGCCTGCCAGTCCTCCTCCGTGCCATCCTTCATCTCATAGCGGCGCTTGTACTCGGCCAAGTCATCGCCCACGTAGTCGAGCCCGCTCTGGCCGTTCGGGGAGCCGCGCACTTTCCAGCGCGCGCCTTTGCTGGTGCGGAAATTCTCCTGGATGAAGTCCTTGTTGAATTGCTGCTGGCTCACATAGACGCCCCAGTTCTCACCATTGATCACCACGCGCACGAGGTTCACCTTTGGGGCGGGGATATACTTCCGGGCGATGTGCGAATAGAGCACCGCGCTGAGGAAGCTGCCGTCGCCGTGGGAATTGAGCAGGTTGAGCGTCTTGTAGCCGTTCAGGCGTTGTTTCTTCTCGGTGAGATCCAGGGAGACGTTCAGCGATCTCTTCTGCCCCGCGCGGACCATCATGTAGCTGGACATGCCGCGGAAATGGATGCCCACCCCGGGATAGGTTTTGCCATCAACGGTCAGCGTGGCGGGCACCTCGACGTCGGTGCCATGAAAGGCTTCGAGCTCCGCCTCCCAGTCCTCGTTTTCGAAATCGAGGAACAGCGTTCGCAGCGTATCAGCCGCATAGAGATCGCTCGACCCGGCCGGGGTCACATCTGCGGGAGAGATCTTGGCACCAGGCTCCGGGGTCTTGGTCTCTTCCTCGCCGAATGGCGGCGGACCTCCGGGGCCTCCCGGGCCGGGACCGCGACGTCCTCCTCCCGGCGGGCCGAAGCCACGTTGTGGTGCGGGATTCTGTTTGAGGAATTCCCGGGCGGTAGCTCGCTCTTCTTTGCCGAGCCAGCCGTTCGAGTCCTTGTCGAATTGATCCACGAGCTTCCTGTCTTCCTGCGCCCCCATGGGAGGCGGGCCAGGAAAACCCCCAGGCGATTGCTGGGCGGAGAGGGGAGAAAAAAGGGAAGCGGTGAGTGCGAGGGAGATGACTGGGGATTTCATGAGGCGCGGTGTGCGGCCTCGGAGGAGCGGAAGCTGATTCTTGAACCCTGCTTGTTCCGGGAAGTCGCGGGGATTTTTCAACCCGTTTTTGGCGTGAGAATCCTGCTGGCCACGCGGTAAAAGGCACCCATGCGTTTTTCCGGAATCCTTGTAGGGCTGGCCCTTTGCGCGGCTGCTGCGCAGGCTGTCAGTCCGAATATCGTCTACATCCTCGCGGATGACATGGGCTACGGAGATCCCCGTTACGCCGGGGGAAAGGTGCCGACGCCGAATCTGGATCGCCTCGCAGCGGAAGGCATGCGCTTTACCGATGCGCATACGTCTTCTGCAGTCTGCACGCCGACGCGTTATAGCATTCTCACGGGTCGCTACAACTGGCGCTCCACGCTGAGGCAGGGCGTGCTTGGCGGCAATAGCCAGCCCCTGATTCCGGATGGGCGGCAGACGGTTGCCGACTTCCTTGCTATGGACGGCTACAAGACCGCGGTCATCGGCAAGTGGCATCTTGGTTTGGGTTGGAACAGGTTGCCGGAGGCGCGCAAGGCGGAGTCCGGGCCGACCGAGGGTCAGGGTTGGCAGCTCGATTACTCCCAAGCCGTGAAGCGGGGGCCGCTTGCACTCGGCTTCCATGAGGACTTCATCATCCCCGCGTCACTCGATATGGCTCCCTACGTTTACCTTCGGAATGACAAGCCCACTGCCGTCCCGACGGTGACCAAGGCCTTTCATCGCCCCGGGCCGGCGGCAGCGGATTTCGAAGCGGAGAACTGTCTGCGTGATTTCACCCGCGAGGCTCGCTCGTTCATCCAGCGTTCTTCGAAGGAGAAGTTCTTCCTCTATCTGCCGCTTACCAGTCCGCATACGCCGGTGGTTCCCTCGAAGCAGTGGAAGGAAAAATCGGGCATCGGCGATTATGGTGATTTCCTGATGGAGACGGATGCGGTGGTGGGCGAGATCCTGGCGGAGTTGGAGAGTGTGGGAGTGGAGAAGGATACCTTGCTGATCTTCACTTCCGACAATGGCTTCGCGCCGGCCGCGGGACTCGAGGAGCAACTGAAGCAAGGCCACAAGCCTCTCGGAGACTTGCGAGGGACGAAGAGCGATATCTGGGAAGGTGGCCATCGCGTGCCCTTCCTCGTTCGTTGGCCTGGTGTGGTGAAGGCGGGCAGCACCTGCGCCGCCACCATCTGCACCACGGACTTCTACGCTACCGCCGCGGACGCGACCGGAAAGCTTGGAGCACTTGGTCCCCAAGCTGCCGAGGATAGCTTCTCCATACTGCCGCTGCTGAAGGCCGAGGATGGCTTCAAGAGAGAGTTCACCATCCATCATTCGATCAATGGCTCCTTTGCGATCCGGAAGGGGGATTGGAAGCTTTGCTTGTGCCCTGATTCCGGCGGTTGGTCCGATCCCAAGCCCGGTTCGGAGGCTTCGAAGAGCAGCTATCCGGTACAGCTTTACAACCTCAAGGATGATCCCGCGGAATCGAAGAACCTGGCGGAGGAGCAAACCGATCTCGTGAAGGAACTCGCCGCGCTTCTGGCCAAGGCGATCAAGGATGGTCGCACCACCGCGGGGCCTGTCCAAAGCAACGACGGAAAGCCGATCGAGCTTCCAGTTCGGGTGAAGGAGTTGTTGCCGGTGTTGGGGGAGCTTTGACCCGCCGGGAATCGCCGGGCATGTTCGATCTGAGGCGGGCGAGGCATGCTCGGGC
This portion of the Luteolibacter luteus genome encodes:
- a CDS encoding sugar kinase, encoding MSLTLRTAASCQFDIISLGEIMLRLDPGDGRVRTTRQFQAWEGGGEYNVARGMRRCFGKRAAVVTAFAENDVGRLIEDFILQGGVDTRFVQWKPFDGIGRQIRNGLNFTERGFGIRGAKGTPDRGLTAASQMKPGDVDWDDVFGKHGARWFHTGGIFAALSETTAELTIEACKKAKEYGTIVSYDLNYRPSLWKSIGGQAKAQEVNREIAKYVDVMIGNEEDFTASLGFEVAGVSEHITGLEVDSFKAMIERAVQDFPNFQVVATTLRDVHSATINDWGAICWHAGEFHEATHRAKLEIYDRVGGGDSFASGLAYGFMEFNDAKMAVEYGAAHGALAMTTPGDTTMATVDEVKKLVGGGSARVDR
- a CDS encoding phosphoglycerate dehydrogenase, with product MPTRVLLTTCSFQDTPGPHHLQLESQGFEIVRERGPLTEARMLELAGDFDAFLCGDDTITRAVLEKSRPRLRVISKYGIGLDKIDISATKELGIPVLFTPGVNHTTVAEHTFCLLLAMQKNLVETANATRQGKWLRITGHELWRKRIGLIGMGRIGQEMARRARGFDMEIHAFGNFWPDDVAAQYGIIRHESIDSLFSSVDIVSPHTKLTKDTYHLINRERLALLPEGAYVVNTGRGELADPAAILEALDSGRLAGYGTDVMEQEPPAEDDPLLAHPKVLVTAHIGSRTFESVPRQAKKSLDNLLNFLSGSGPIACANGVIPSDE
- a CDS encoding DUF4230 domain-containing protein: MSAHPELWKTVRWLALLAAVLLLAWLGVRVVERGIGTTTSGLGKVLGAITHSDTRIVEGRAEITDTAEIAELSLLEMKMTATRSFENETYVLRYLPAGTKKLIVSGQYRVTAGYKLKPGISLRMENGVPVARFPDPEILSVELIDYKPLSEKDGWANGVTAEDRAQLLRELRQQMRQEAQRSGILDMVEASLRTRLRDLLGSGDVKVEREAK
- a CDS encoding EI24 domain-containing protein, whose amino-acid sequence is MTESGLGLIQGIKSVPEACGILSRRPKILFWLLPPLLITLLLDLLAFFFAFEWMRDGIHGFVASHGNATWLSSAMSMFAAIAVVLLLGWSFTWVFLTLASPFQDFISAAVERERMGGATQEPSGWMGFAKGTARSAIQSLVLLMISIPMLLVGFLPVVGPLLVFVWSAFALGFSFASIPAGRVAGRLRDRLKFARRNCGAVFGLGALIALVAMIPMASLLFMPVFVVAGTLVHLKAGENGAIRRIQPPVEG
- a CDS encoding CotH kinase family protein — encoded protein: MGAQEDRKLVDQFDKDSNGWLGKEERATAREFLKQNPAPQRGFGPPGGGRRGPGPGGPGGPPPFGEEETKTPEPGAKISPADVTPAGSSDLYAADTLRTLFLDFENEDWEAELEAFHGTDVEVPATLTVDGKTYPGVGIHFRGMSSYMMVRAGQKRSLNVSLDLTEKKQRLNGYKTLNLLNSHGDGSFLSAVLYSHIARKYIPAPKVNLVRVVINGENWGVYVSQQQFNKDFIQENFRTSKGARWKVRGSPNGQSGLDYVGDDLAEYKRRYEMKDGTEEDWQALIKLCKTLSETPADQLEAAVAPLLDIDSTLWFLALDCGLINGDGYWIRASDYSLYRDKEGKFHLIPGDMNEAFRAAGGPGFGGRGFGRPGGRGPDGPQERRGEDQATAGSPERDARPPTAMPNMPKGDGLKLDPLTGMDDAKKPLRSKLLAVPALRERYLAKVKALAEDGLDWAKLGPVVAQYRELASKEIAADTRKLSNSEDFEKLTTDKPVEEKEEATPRGFGHEGMPIRSFADQRRAYLLSYEEKPEATH
- a CDS encoding sulfatase family protein produces the protein MRFSGILVGLALCAAAAQAVSPNIVYILADDMGYGDPRYAGGKVPTPNLDRLAAEGMRFTDAHTSSAVCTPTRYSILTGRYNWRSTLRQGVLGGNSQPLIPDGRQTVADFLAMDGYKTAVIGKWHLGLGWNRLPEARKAESGPTEGQGWQLDYSQAVKRGPLALGFHEDFIIPASLDMAPYVYLRNDKPTAVPTVTKAFHRPGPAAADFEAENCLRDFTREARSFIQRSSKEKFFLYLPLTSPHTPVVPSKQWKEKSGIGDYGDFLMETDAVVGEILAELESVGVEKDTLLIFTSDNGFAPAAGLEEQLKQGHKPLGDLRGTKSDIWEGGHRVPFLVRWPGVVKAGSTCAATICTTDFYATAADATGKLGALGPQAAEDSFSILPLLKAEDGFKREFTIHHSINGSFAIRKGDWKLCLCPDSGGWSDPKPGSEASKSSYPVQLYNLKDDPAESKNLAEEQTDLVKELAALLAKAIKDGRTTAGPVQSNDGKPIELPVRVKELLPVLGEL